The following proteins come from a genomic window of Nitrosopumilaceae archaeon AB1(1):
- a CDS encoding menaquinone biosynthesis decarboxylase: MTIVDLHQFIKKLEENNEIKKISTQVDTDLEIAEILRRVVYQNGPAILFENVKGYDMPVLGNVFGSMRRLEIGLETSDFTEIGNRIADMTRMDMPTNLLDKIKKLPELSKMTESFPKSVNSGPVTEEIIKNPTFSSMPIIKSWPEDAGKFITFGLVATKHPETGVRNLGVYRIQIINDTQALMHWQKHKRGALHHDLIKDKGGKIEAAIIIGGEPATIFSGVAPVPEGLDKYLFAGIVQRTGIKTVKCKTINLDVPANAEIVIEGHVDPNDLQDEGPFGDHTGYYTPKEPFPTFTITGMMQRKKPIYHTTVVGKPILEDAFIGKVIERSFLPLIKMFHPEVVDYSMPPAGWFQGMAIISIKKRYPGQAKKVMMGLWGMGQLALTKMFVVVDDSVNVHDINDVIWAITTRCDAARDVIIIDNTPTDTLDPASPRVNHGSKLGIDATQKTSEEGMQREIQKEVEIDEKTKKLVDSRWSEYNIS, from the coding sequence ATGACAATAGTGGATTTACACCAATTCATTAAAAAACTCGAAGAGAATAATGAAATTAAAAAAATTTCAACTCAAGTAGATACAGATTTAGAGATTGCAGAGATTTTACGCAGGGTAGTTTATCAAAACGGTCCTGCCATATTATTTGAGAACGTCAAGGGATATGATATGCCAGTTTTGGGTAATGTATTCGGATCCATGAGACGTCTTGAGATTGGACTTGAGACTAGTGACTTTACAGAGATTGGAAATAGAATAGCAGATATGACTAGAATGGACATGCCTACAAATCTATTAGACAAAATTAAAAAACTGCCAGAGCTATCCAAAATGACAGAATCATTTCCAAAATCAGTGAATAGTGGCCCAGTAACAGAAGAGATTATTAAGAATCCAACATTCAGCTCTATGCCTATTATAAAATCATGGCCAGAGGATGCAGGAAAATTCATAACGTTTGGTCTTGTGGCCACAAAACATCCTGAGACAGGGGTTCGAAATCTTGGAGTGTACAGAATTCAGATCATTAATGACACACAAGCATTGATGCATTGGCAGAAACACAAACGCGGTGCACTACATCATGATTTGATAAAGGACAAGGGTGGAAAGATAGAGGCAGCCATAATTATTGGGGGTGAGCCGGCGACAATATTTTCAGGAGTAGCACCAGTGCCAGAAGGATTGGACAAGTATCTGTTTGCAGGAATTGTTCAGAGAACAGGAATCAAGACAGTAAAGTGCAAGACAATTAATCTAGATGTTCCAGCAAATGCTGAGATTGTAATTGAGGGGCATGTAGATCCTAATGATTTACAAGATGAAGGTCCATTCGGAGATCATACAGGATATTATACACCTAAAGAACCATTTCCCACATTTACCATAACAGGAATGATGCAACGTAAAAAACCAATATATCATACCACAGTTGTAGGAAAACCAATTCTAGAAGATGCATTTATTGGCAAAGTAATAGAGAGATCATTTCTTCCATTAATCAAAATGTTTCATCCCGAAGTAGTAGATTATTCAATGCCGCCGGCAGGTTGGTTCCAAGGTATGGCCATCATATCGATAAAAAAAAGATATCCAGGACAGGCAAAAAAAGTAATGATGGGATTATGGGGTATGGGACAATTAGCATTAACAAAAATGTTTGTAGTAGTTGATGACAGTGTAAATGTACACGATATCAATGATGTCATATGGGCAATTACAACACGTTGTGATGCTGCAAGAGATGTCATAATTATTGATAATACACCAACAGATACACTAGATCCTGCATCACCACGGGTAAATCACGGCTCAAAACTTGGAATCGATGCAACACAAAAGACATCTGAGGAAGGCATGCAAAGAGAGATACAAAAAGAAGTCGAAATAGATGAGAAAACAAAAAAACTAGTGGATTCTAGATGGTCAGAGTATAACATATCATAA
- a CDS encoding aquaporin codes for MVNLRAWLAEFIVTFGLAFFGIASVVLSVGVYALGLTIESILFIALAHGGIVAVMVYAFGHISGAHINPAVTIPMLIARKISVKDAIGYIGAQLAGATFGAAAIAAILPDFAKDVGYGIHGGPSDLINKSVLAGIAVEIILTFFLVLTIFMVVVHKKATPGWAGFAIGAAVLAVHLIGVPLTGASVNPARSFGPALISGLWEYQWMYWLAPITGGVLGGLVGYFLFTREK; via the coding sequence ATGGTGAATTTACGAGCGTGGCTAGCTGAATTTATAGTGACATTCGGTCTTGCATTCTTTGGAATTGCTTCCGTTGTGTTATCTGTTGGCGTATATGCTCTAGGATTAACAATTGAATCTATATTATTTATTGCACTTGCTCATGGAGGTATAGTTGCTGTTATGGTATATGCATTTGGACACATATCTGGAGCTCACATCAATCCTGCTGTTACTATTCCAATGCTTATTGCAAGAAAAATAAGTGTTAAAGATGCTATTGGATATATTGGTGCACAATTAGCAGGAGCCACATTTGGAGCTGCGGCAATTGCAGCTATACTGCCAGACTTTGCCAAAGATGTTGGATATGGAATTCATGGTGGTCCAAGTGATTTAATTAATAAAAGTGTGTTGGCAGGAATTGCTGTAGAGATTATTCTGACCTTCTTTCTAGTATTGACCATATTCATGGTGGTCGTACATAAAAAAGCCACACCTGGTTGGGCAGGTTTTGCCATTGGTGCTGCTGTATTGGCTGTTCATTTAATAGGCGTTCCTCTAACTGGGGCTTCTGTAAACCCTGCACGCTCTTTCGGACCTGCACTGATATCTGGTCTATGGGAGTATCAGTGGATGTATTGGCTTGCACCAATCACTGGAGGTGTACTTGGTGGTCTTGTTGGCTATTTCTTATTTACTCGTGAAAAATAA
- a CDS encoding class I fructose-bisphosphate aldolase family protein, whose protein sequence is MVSGKDIRMSRILKDGKMLCIPMDHGISNGPIKGLENPQQLLDTCQDKGLTSVIVNKGVLASINSPLKIGTLLHLSASTSLSKYPNRKMIIGSAQEAVAMGADGVSLHINIGGNEEPEMLEQLGLMVEECHKVSMPLLAMMYPRGENITDPHDPEIVAHVSRIGAECGADIVKTVYTGDMDSFAKIVKSTPVPIVVAGGPKTETDLELLQMTYQIMRAGGAGVTYGRNIFAHEHPDRIVEALADVIFHNRSPDEALNRIEQG, encoded by the coding sequence ATGGTAAGTGGTAAAGATATCAGAATGAGTAGAATTTTAAAGGATGGTAAGATGTTGTGTATTCCAATGGATCATGGAATATCAAATGGTCCAATTAAGGGATTAGAAAACCCACAACAACTCTTAGACACGTGTCAAGACAAAGGGCTCACTAGCGTTATAGTAAATAAAGGAGTGTTGGCATCTATTAATAGTCCTCTTAAAATTGGAACATTATTACACCTATCTGCAAGTACGTCACTATCAAAATATCCCAACAGAAAAATGATAATTGGAAGCGCACAAGAAGCAGTTGCAATGGGAGCAGATGGAGTATCTTTACATATTAACATTGGAGGTAATGAGGAACCAGAGATGTTGGAACAGTTGGGATTAATGGTAGAGGAATGTCACAAAGTCAGTATGCCATTATTGGCAATGATGTACCCTCGTGGTGAAAATATTACAGACCCGCATGATCCTGAAATTGTAGCACATGTATCACGCATAGGTGCAGAATGTGGTGCAGATATTGTCAAGACAGTATACACAGGGGATATGGATTCATTTGCTAAAATAGTAAAGAGTACACCTGTACCAATAGTCGTCGCAGGAGGGCCTAAAACAGAGACAGATTTAGAATTACTACAGATGACATATCAGATAATGCGTGCCGGTGGAGCAGGAGTCACATATGGCAGAAACATATTTGCTCACGAACACCCTGACAGAATAGTCGAGGCACTAGCTGATGTAATATTTCACAACAGATCTCCAGATGAGGCGTTGAATAGAATTGAACAAGGGTAG
- the dndB gene encoding DNA sulfur modification protein DndB, with amino-acid sequence MMNESISETYGFDAIRGIQANREYYVVICPMKIIPKLFIFNEHGIPPKLRAQRILRSSRIPDLKNYILSNPDEYIFSSLAASVDGNMNFIPVPHLGPNGKLGRLYIDMSSKLLINDGQHRRKAIEHALMEKPELGNETISVVFFDDQGLKRSQQMFADLNKNAVKPSKSLNILYDKRDKYSQFIVDLAETLEIFQDRVELEKTTIGKHAKEVFTLGGISDATKKIFGKQSIHVLNKTQKDTIHKFWNYIAKTLPEWQLLINGNILPDELRENYVHGHTNCLNSLGITGRVAIKRHPTTWKKKLLALSNLDWSRNNSVWEGNLILGRKMVRTTIGIMLGSCVMLEHCKIKIPEDLKRYQK; translated from the coding sequence ATGATGAATGAATCGATCTCTGAAACATATGGTTTTGATGCAATACGTGGAATTCAGGCCAATCGTGAGTATTATGTAGTAATATGTCCTATGAAGATAATTCCGAAACTTTTCATATTCAACGAGCATGGAATCCCTCCAAAATTAAGGGCTCAACGAATTCTTAGATCCTCTAGAATCCCTGATCTGAAAAATTATATTTTAAGTAATCCTGATGAATATATTTTTTCATCACTCGCTGCTTCAGTTGATGGTAACATGAACTTTATCCCTGTACCCCATTTGGGTCCAAATGGAAAATTGGGAAGATTGTATATAGATATGTCATCAAAGCTTTTGATAAACGACGGACAACATAGGCGTAAAGCTATTGAACATGCGTTAATGGAGAAACCAGAATTGGGTAATGAGACTATATCTGTTGTCTTTTTTGATGATCAGGGGTTGAAACGATCTCAACAAATGTTTGCTGATCTCAACAAAAATGCTGTAAAACCATCAAAATCACTTAATATCTTGTATGATAAACGTGACAAGTACTCTCAATTTATTGTGGATCTTGCCGAGACACTTGAAATATTTCAAGATCGAGTGGAATTGGAAAAAACAACTATTGGGAAACATGCAAAAGAAGTATTTACACTTGGAGGAATCTCTGATGCAACCAAAAAAATATTTGGTAAACAATCCATACACGTCCTAAACAAAACACAAAAAGATACCATACATAAATTTTGGAACTATATTGCTAAAACTCTTCCTGAATGGCAACTTTTGATCAATGGTAACATATTGCCTGATGAACTACGTGAAAATTATGTACATGGTCATACAAATTGCTTAAACTCGCTAGGAATCACAGGCAGAGTTGCAATCAAACGACATCCAACCACTTGGAAGAAAAAGCTACTTGCCCTATCTAATTTGGATTGGTCTAGAAACAACTCTGTATGGGAAGGTAATCTTATACTAGGCAGAAAGATGGTTAGAACAACCATCGGTATTATGTTGGGATCTTGTGTGATGTTGGAACATTGTAAAATCAAGATTCCTGAAGATTTAAAGAGGTATCAAAAATGA
- a CDS encoding type I 3-dehydroquinate dehydratase: MTSLNTCVSIAVKSKKKLYNDTITCLKKSKYVELRLDHLPPKDVQIILEELGPKLSRCICTLRPKREGGNFTQSEKKRVELLKIIIGFKPYLVDIEYNTLNNYTSLYTLAKKSNILVSWHDFKKTPSVSLLNKRLDSMQKMSKNIKIVTMCTKPIDASLIISLYGKVKADTKLVAFGMGSMGRISRLLCLYLGSPFTYVSLGKAVAPGQFSLAEIIPLLKRR; this comes from the coding sequence ATGACTAGTTTGAACACTTGTGTATCCATCGCGGTCAAATCTAAAAAAAAACTTTACAACGATACCATTACTTGTTTAAAAAAATCAAAATATGTGGAATTAAGATTAGATCATCTTCCACCAAAAGATGTTCAGATCATACTAGAAGAGTTGGGACCCAAGTTGTCAAGATGTATCTGTACACTACGACCAAAACGTGAAGGGGGTAATTTCACACAGAGTGAAAAAAAGAGAGTAGAACTGTTAAAAATTATTATTGGTTTTAAACCATATTTAGTAGATATTGAATACAACACACTCAATAATTATACATCATTATACACACTGGCAAAAAAATCAAACATACTAGTATCATGGCATGATTTTAAAAAAACTCCAAGTGTATCATTATTAAACAAGAGACTAGACAGTATGCAAAAAATGTCAAAAAATATCAAGATTGTTACAATGTGTACCAAACCAATTGATGCGTCATTAATCATATCATTATATGGCAAAGTAAAAGCAGATACAAAATTAGTAGCGTTTGGCATGGGCTCAATGGGCAGAATATCCAGACTGTTATGCCTATATTTGGGAAGCCCATTTACATATGTAAGTTTAGGCAAAGCGGTGGCACCGGGTCAATTCAGTCTAGCAGAGATTATACCGCTTTTAAAGAGGAGATGA
- the mqnC gene encoding cyclic dehypoxanthinyl futalosine synthase — protein MSLLESIHTSDIQDILESSLLGSRPSQDDCIRMLESDDVYLLGMVANYLTKKQFDMNVSFISNIILNYTNVCITDCKFCAFYRSPGASDAYTESLDDIMTRIKLSWEMFKIRQVLFQGGHNPDLGIEYYEDVFRNIREKFPQIGVHALSTSEIDMIARVEKSSTFEILSRLKDAGLQSLPGAGAEILTDSVKQIISPKKITSDEWIRIMDEAHSLDIPSSATMMYGHVETNADIAEHMYRIIQLQEKTHGFMAFIPWSFEPNNTPMQQVDPDITSSGGTILLKMIAVSRIMFDGLIPHIQSSWLTNGIGMAQMALRYGANDFGGTLIGEEVVSCTGARSTELSSQKIIHSINQIGYTVQERDNLYNVV, from the coding sequence TTGAGCCTTCTTGAATCTATACATACTAGCGACATTCAAGACATACTCGAGTCCTCACTGTTGGGTAGTAGACCTAGTCAAGATGACTGTATTCGTATGCTAGAATCTGACGATGTCTATCTTTTAGGTATGGTGGCAAATTATCTTACCAAAAAACAGTTTGACATGAATGTGTCTTTTATTAGTAATATAATTTTAAATTATACAAATGTCTGTATAACTGATTGTAAATTTTGTGCTTTTTATCGAAGCCCTGGTGCCTCTGATGCATATACGGAATCACTTGATGATATAATGACTAGAATTAAATTATCATGGGAGATGTTTAAGATTCGACAGGTATTATTTCAAGGAGGACATAATCCTGATCTTGGTATAGAGTATTATGAGGATGTGTTTAGAAACATTAGGGAAAAATTCCCTCAGATAGGAGTTCATGCATTATCAACATCTGAAATTGACATGATTGCACGTGTTGAGAAATCATCTACCTTTGAGATTTTATCTAGACTAAAAGATGCAGGTCTGCAGTCACTTCCCGGAGCTGGAGCAGAAATTTTGACTGATTCAGTAAAGCAAATCATTAGTCCCAAAAAAATTACCTCTGATGAGTGGATTCGAATTATGGATGAGGCCCACTCGTTGGATATTCCTTCATCTGCAACAATGATGTATGGTCATGTAGAGACAAACGCAGACATTGCAGAACACATGTATCGAATTATACAATTACAAGAAAAGACACATGGATTTATGGCGTTTATACCGTGGAGTTTTGAGCCAAATAATACCCCTATGCAACAAGTTGATCCTGATATTACTAGTAGCGGTGGTACAATTTTACTTAAAATGATTGCAGTGTCAAGAATAATGTTTGATGGTCTAATACCTCATATCCAATCTTCATGGCTTACAAATGGAATTGGTATGGCACAGATGGCCTTGAGGTATGGGGCAAATGATTTTGGCGGCACATTGATTGGTGAGGAAGTGGTATCTTGTACCGGCGCACGTTCAACTGAACTGTCCTCACAAAAAATAATACACTCTATAAATCAAATTGGTTATACTGTACAGGAACGAGATAATCTTTACAATGTGGTATAA
- the bcp gene encoding thioredoxin-dependent thiol peroxidase yields the protein MLKEGDKIPKFKLKNADDKIISSEDYMGKRLVIYFYPKDFTPGCTKEADGFSSKYPEFEKLNVDIIGVSKDSASMHKKFSDKKNIPYTLLSDPDATLAKSFGVWGKKKFMGVEYTGMMRTTFLIAEDGLIFKAYPKVKVSEHIEQVLNEWKIKKIVKI from the coding sequence ATGCTTAAAGAGGGAGATAAAATTCCAAAGTTCAAACTAAAGAACGCAGATGATAAAATTATATCCTCAGAAGATTACATGGGGAAAAGACTTGTCATTTATTTTTACCCCAAAGATTTTACCCCTGGATGTACAAAGGAGGCAGATGGATTCTCATCTAAATATCCAGAATTTGAAAAATTAAATGTTGACATCATAGGGGTGAGCAAAGATAGTGCCAGTATGCATAAAAAATTCTCAGATAAAAAGAATATACCATATACACTGCTCTCAGATCCTGATGCGACTCTCGCAAAGAGTTTTGGGGTATGGGGTAAAAAGAAATTCATGGGAGTCGAATACACAGGTATGATGCGAACAACATTTCTAATAGCCGAGGACGGACTAATATTCAAAGCATACCCAAAGGTAAAAGTATCAGAACACATAGAGCAGGTGTTAAATGAATGGAAAATAAAAAAAATAGTAAAAATCTAG
- the aroE gene encoding shikimate dehydrogenase, translated as MVKTYAVIGDPINHSLSPTIHNAVFRDKDMDCTYIAYRIPRDELVEGINSLKKINISGFNVTIPHKIQMVKYLDVMDENCTITGACNTVLNKDGTLKGYNTDVAGFMEPIYRRNISVKGMSILLLGAGGAARAVVVGLKKESVGKICIANRTEQRAKELADFASKFGVETEIRTLNNVSGIGFDMIINSTSLGLADEVIPISNDTIQSSSIIYDLVYKPINTDFIKKAKESKAKIIYGYEMLLGQATRAFEIWHGIKAPYDIMKRSILGVQP; from the coding sequence TTGGTCAAAACATATGCAGTTATCGGTGATCCCATTAATCACTCATTATCACCGACGATTCACAATGCAGTATTCAGAGACAAAGACATGGATTGCACATACATTGCATATAGAATTCCAAGAGATGAATTAGTAGAAGGAATTAATTCATTGAAAAAAATTAACATATCTGGATTCAATGTTACCATTCCTCACAAAATACAGATGGTAAAATATCTCGATGTGATGGATGAAAATTGTACTATAACTGGCGCGTGTAATACAGTATTGAATAAAGACGGTACCCTGAAAGGGTATAATACAGATGTGGCAGGATTTATGGAACCAATATACAGACGCAATATATCAGTAAAGGGAATGTCTATTTTATTATTGGGTGCAGGAGGCGCTGCCAGAGCAGTTGTGGTAGGATTAAAAAAAGAGTCTGTTGGAAAGATTTGTATTGCAAATCGCACAGAACAGAGGGCAAAAGAGTTGGCAGATTTTGCATCAAAATTTGGTGTAGAGACTGAGATTCGTACACTAAATAATGTATCAGGTATTGGATTCGATATGATCATAAACTCAACATCTCTTGGGTTAGCAGATGAGGTCATACCAATATCAAATGATACAATACAGAGTAGTAGTATAATTTATGATTTGGTATACAAGCCAATCAACACTGATTTTATAAAAAAAGCCAAAGAATCCAAGGCAAAAATAATTTATGGTTATGAAATGCTACTAGGTCAGGCAACACGTGCATTTGAAATTTGGCACGGTATCAAAGCACCATATGATATAATGAAGAGATCAATACTTGGTGTTCAGCCCTGA
- a CDS encoding YwbE family protein — MSFEHCWLRICQNEREHFQTKSGLDFTYSILKNSLITNRTDQNIPKSQIKKVFEMGLVGGPGKISNEIRGSSYIWAILNDSRIKYFPKKSQIKIGMQVEIVTKENQGTEKLTIGTVKNFLTSSETHPHGIKVMLENGEIGRVKTLSKTNKNKKSTTTSNYEFIDLETKEIPKTEDQIHEFKEFYHYQLQIENYLTGSNKDLEIVKNLQKSAIKFVATAISAFGNSNGGFLFLGINSSGIICGLEKDLKFGGFTDYSDSFANNMRDQFANFIKDKIFLDRKMKIHFRKINDKTICLIQILPSNKPLYLSTSKGKLFYIRSSTPRAESLDVEEQYRYIKDWFPNFE, encoded by the coding sequence ATGTCATTTGAACATTGTTGGCTCAGAATTTGTCAAAATGAGAGAGAACATTTTCAAACTAAGAGTGGTCTTGATTTTACATACTCTATCTTAAAAAACTCTTTAATAACAAACAGAACAGATCAAAATATTCCAAAATCACAAATTAAAAAAGTGTTTGAGATGGGTTTAGTTGGTGGTCCTGGAAAAATTAGTAATGAAATACGTGGTTCGTCATATATATGGGCCATATTAAATGATTCAAGAATCAAATACTTTCCTAAAAAAAGCCAAATTAAAATTGGTATGCAAGTAGAAATTGTAACCAAAGAAAATCAAGGAACGGAAAAACTCACAATTGGAACTGTGAAAAATTTTTTGACATCCTCTGAAACCCATCCACATGGAATAAAAGTTATGCTTGAAAACGGCGAAATTGGAAGAGTTAAAACATTATCAAAAACTAATAAAAATAAAAAATCAACGACAACATCAAATTATGAATTTATTGATCTAGAAACAAAAGAAATACCAAAAACCGAAGATCAGATTCATGAGTTTAAAGAATTTTATCATTATCAATTACAGATAGAGAATTATTTAACTGGATCAAACAAAGATCTCGAAATTGTAAAGAATTTGCAAAAATCTGCCATAAAGTTTGTGGCCACAGCTATATCTGCATTTGGTAACTCCAATGGGGGTTTTCTATTTCTTGGTATAAATTCTTCAGGTATAATATGTGGATTGGAAAAAGATCTTAAATTTGGAGGGTTTACTGATTATTCTGATTCCTTTGCAAATAATATGAGAGATCAATTTGCTAATTTCATTAAAGATAAAATATTTTTAGATCGAAAAATGAAGATACACTTTCGTAAAATTAACGATAAAACTATTTGTTTGATACAGATTCTCCCTTCTAACAAACCCTTGTATTTGAGCACGTCAAAAGGAAAATTATTTTATATACGAAGCTCGACTCCTAGAGCCGAAAGTCTAGATGTAGAAGAACAATATAGATACATCAAAGATTGGTTTCCAAACTTTGAATAA
- a CDS encoding 3-dehydroquinate synthase II gives MNKGRELIIEPRGSRESIIKLLALLKKEGIGMVHTNPKNVSGSQLKTMHTSRNSDYVIIKEGETIPRKKKIGRYFLVTSNKDIDKIFRAASKGLDFVLIEVKDWKIIPLENIIAKLHNIHTKIFARAHTVAEVRKMFSILDIGVDGVIFATSSINHVQEAMLYLGTKNMRLVKSKITDIKEVGDGERVCVDTASILKKGEGMLVGNKSNFLFLVHNESVGSSFTSPRPFRVNAGAVHCYTLSPDGTTKYLSEIESGEEVIILGTSGNARRVTVGRSKIERRPMLMIKSVTEDGEHGGIIVQDAETIRFVKPNGKLVSVTHLRKGDSVLVYSKQSTGRHFGMEVSDEYILEK, from the coding sequence TTGAACAAGGGTAGAGAATTAATCATAGAACCACGAGGATCAAGGGAGAGTATAATCAAACTGCTCGCACTACTCAAAAAGGAGGGAATAGGCATGGTCCACACAAATCCAAAGAATGTCTCAGGTTCACAATTGAAAACAATGCATACATCACGAAATTCAGATTATGTAATTATTAAAGAGGGAGAGACCATACCACGTAAAAAAAAAATAGGCAGATACTTTCTTGTAACATCAAACAAAGACATTGATAAAATATTTCGCGCTGCAAGCAAGGGGCTTGATTTTGTTTTAATAGAAGTTAAGGATTGGAAGATCATCCCACTAGAGAATATCATTGCCAAACTACACAATATTCATACAAAAATATTTGCACGTGCCCACACAGTAGCAGAAGTCAGAAAAATGTTTTCAATTTTAGATATCGGTGTTGATGGAGTGATATTTGCAACATCTTCAATTAATCATGTTCAAGAAGCAATGTTATATCTAGGTACAAAAAACATGCGTCTTGTAAAGTCAAAGATTACAGATATCAAAGAGGTTGGAGATGGAGAACGTGTTTGTGTGGATACTGCATCCATACTTAAAAAGGGAGAAGGAATGTTGGTTGGAAACAAATCAAATTTTTTGTTTCTAGTACACAATGAATCAGTTGGCTCATCATTTACATCGCCCAGACCATTCAGGGTAAACGCCGGTGCCGTACACTGCTACACACTATCCCCTGACGGTACTACGAAATATCTCTCAGAAATTGAGTCCGGAGAGGAGGTAATTATTTTAGGCACTAGTGGAAATGCACGCAGAGTAACTGTTGGTAGAAGCAAGATTGAGCGCAGACCAATGCTTATGATAAAATCAGTGACAGAAGATGGAGAACACGGTGGAATTATAGTCCAGGATGCAGAGACCATACGATTTGTAAAACCAAATGGCAAGCTAGTATCAGTCACACATTTGAGAAAAGGAGACAGTGTTTTAGTTTATTCAAAACAATCTACAGGTAGACACTTTGGAATGGAAGTTTCTGACGAATACATACTAGAGAAATGA
- a CDS encoding shikimate kinase: protein MVNAIATKKGSTLGIALKTTVILEVQEGEGLSITSENKTISSRLITKTVQRAVLRNKLDNNHIHLDIKSNIPTGYGLKSSSSISSAVSMACHKAFDKKTTDEKILNDGVLASKDAKVSITGGFDDACGCYYGGFVATDNARMITTKREKCKNDFAVILIPKTRRKNPKKLVQVRPALRQAWSLANKGDWYNAMILNGLAVSGILGVESNIITELLQAGALGASISGNGPSVAAISKKSSIPKIKKIFQRYEGRILVSALNNTKARAYEL, encoded by the coding sequence ATCGTAAATGCGATTGCTACAAAAAAAGGCTCAACTCTGGGCATCGCATTGAAGACAACCGTAATACTAGAGGTACAGGAAGGAGAGGGTTTGAGCATCACATCTGAGAATAAAACAATTAGTTCACGTCTAATTACTAAAACTGTTCAAAGGGCAGTGTTGAGAAATAAACTAGATAACAATCACATACATTTGGATATAAAATCAAATATTCCAACAGGGTATGGATTGAAAAGTTCAAGTTCCATCTCATCGGCCGTATCCATGGCATGTCACAAGGCATTTGATAAAAAAACAACCGATGAAAAAATACTAAACGACGGAGTGCTAGCCTCAAAGGATGCCAAAGTGAGCATAACAGGTGGATTCGATGATGCTTGTGGATGTTATTATGGAGGATTTGTGGCAACAGATAATGCAAGAATGATTACAACAAAAAGGGAGAAGTGTAAAAACGATTTTGCAGTAATTTTAATTCCCAAAACAAGGCGTAAGAATCCTAAAAAACTCGTTCAGGTCAGACCAGCTCTGCGACAAGCATGGAGTCTTGCAAATAAAGGTGACTGGTATAATGCCATGATTTTAAATGGTTTAGCAGTGTCTGGAATTTTAGGAGTAGAATCAAATATAATTACAGAGTTGTTACAAGCAGGTGCTCTTGGAGCATCCATATCTGGAAACGGACCGTCGGTTGCAGCAATATCTAAAAAAAGTAGTATACCTAAAATTAAAAAAATATTTCAAAGGTATGAAGGAAGAATTTTAGTATCGGCGTTAAATAATACAAAGGCAAGAGCATATGAACTGTAG